From Paenibacillus polymyxa, the proteins below share one genomic window:
- a CDS encoding YidC/Oxa1 family membrane protein insertase has product MSRLKTQRGKWFLLIALLALVAVLSGCTQAAHNSYTTADLANGSWWQRYVVYWFSYALDTFAQWFSGEYGLAVLILVIIVRTIILPLTLKQVRSSRAMQAIQPQLKEIQAKYKDTPERVQQETMKLFQENKVNPMAGCLPLLVQMPIFIALYNAIYYNSALRDHDFLWLQLGKPDHFFILPILAAITTFVQTWMMMKMNPTPQQGPMQFLLYVYPVLILFMSYNFPSALPLYWFFSNIYTIVQNYFLYRNNDKDAALANVKTASLAKTGSSNNSKKKGGKNTKGAKKSR; this is encoded by the coding sequence GTGTCGCGTTTGAAGACTCAACGAGGAAAATGGTTCCTCCTGATTGCCTTATTGGCACTTGTTGCTGTGCTGTCCGGATGTACCCAGGCGGCTCACAATTCTTACACGACGGCAGACTTGGCCAATGGATCTTGGTGGCAAAGATATGTCGTTTACTGGTTTTCGTATGCGCTGGATACATTTGCCCAATGGTTCTCTGGAGAATATGGCCTGGCCGTACTGATTCTGGTGATCATCGTGCGTACTATTATTTTGCCGCTTACACTCAAGCAAGTACGCAGTTCCAGAGCAATGCAGGCTATTCAGCCGCAATTAAAAGAAATTCAAGCGAAATACAAGGATACACCTGAGCGAGTCCAGCAAGAAACGATGAAATTGTTTCAAGAAAACAAGGTTAACCCAATGGCGGGCTGTCTGCCTTTGTTAGTACAGATGCCCATTTTCATCGCGCTTTATAATGCCATTTATTATAACTCGGCATTGCGGGATCATGACTTTTTGTGGCTCCAGTTAGGTAAACCGGATCACTTCTTTATCCTGCCGATTCTAGCAGCGATTACGACTTTTGTCCAAACTTGGATGATGATGAAAATGAATCCGACACCGCAGCAAGGACCCATGCAATTTTTGCTGTATGTCTATCCGGTGCTGATTCTATTCATGTCGTATAACTTCCCGTCTGCTTTGCCGTTGTACTGGTTTTTCAGTAATATTTACACGATTGTTCAAAACTATTTCCTTTATCGGAATAATGATAAGGACGCAGCATTGGCTAATGTAAAAACAGCGAGTCTCGCGAAAACAGGTTCCTCTAATAATAGTAAGAAAAAAGGCGGCAAAAACACGAAGGGGGCTAAAAAGTCGAGATGA
- the jag gene encoding RNA-binding cell elongation regulator Jag/EloR — protein MTKVVTSGKTVEDAVRQGLSQLGVSRERVTVNVLEQPSKGFLGWLGVKKAKVELTLLSEPSPETTHTAEPHVSAQAPSEVGQAVSQAGSVAQEAQMNMEASRGHIDPYEEAVRFIRETAAGMGLDVEVDVRHRKDESTLDISGPSLGMLIGRRGQTLDALQYLTNIVANRHSDKFIRIVLDAEQFRARRRKTLEDLAERLANQAVRYGKEVVLEPMPSQERKLIHAKLQQHALVRTYSKGDEPNRRVVIAKK, from the coding sequence ATGACCAAAGTCGTGACATCAGGAAAAACCGTTGAAGATGCTGTAAGACAAGGACTCTCCCAGCTGGGAGTAAGCCGTGAACGGGTAACCGTAAACGTGTTGGAACAGCCGTCAAAAGGATTCCTGGGGTGGCTAGGGGTCAAAAAGGCGAAGGTGGAGCTTACGCTGCTTTCTGAGCCGTCTCCTGAAACCACACACACGGCTGAACCTCATGTATCGGCTCAAGCACCTTCTGAGGTGGGACAGGCTGTATCACAAGCTGGGTCTGTTGCGCAGGAAGCACAGATGAACATGGAAGCATCCAGGGGACATATAGATCCTTATGAAGAGGCGGTGCGTTTCATCCGTGAAACAGCTGCAGGAATGGGACTCGACGTCGAAGTCGATGTCCGTCATCGCAAGGATGAAAGTACACTGGATATCTCCGGTCCATCGCTCGGTATGCTGATTGGCCGCAGAGGACAGACATTAGATGCATTGCAGTACCTGACGAATATTGTTGCTAACCGTCATTCTGATAAATTTATCCGAATTGTGCTGGATGCCGAGCAATTTCGTGCACGTCGGCGGAAAACGCTGGAGGATTTGGCGGAACGATTAGCGAACCAGGCTGTTCGTTACGGCAAGGAAGTGGTACTGGAGCCAATGCCGTCCCAGGAGCGAAAGCTGATTCATGCCAAGCTCCAGCAGCATGCGCTGGTTAGAACATACAGCAAGGGGGACGAGCCTAATCGGCGCGTTGTCATTGCCAAGAAATAA
- the mnmE gene encoding tRNA uridine-5-carboxymethylaminomethyl(34) synthesis GTPase MnmE, whose translation MLSDTIAAIATAVGEGGIAVVRVSGPEAVTEVEALFRSKTPLSKAPTHTVHYGHIIDPQSQEKVEEVLVTVMRAPRSFTTEDVVEISTHGGVVAVKRVMDLLLLQNIRLAEPGEFTKRAFLNGRIDLSQAEGVIDLIRSKSDKAFSMALKQVDGQLSQNIRRLRHVLVETLAHIEVNIDYPEHDVESFTSELIKDKSSQVIAEIDRLLHTAEQGKILREGLTTAIVGRPNVGKSSLLNTLAQGERAIVTDIPGTTRDVIEEYVTINNIPLKLLDTAGIRETMDVVERIGVERSRTAVSEADLLLIVMNANEPLHEDEMALMEQIRGRQAIVIMNKMDLPAQIDRDLLLRYVPEELIVPMSVKENEGADRLEQAISNLFFSGKLESADMTYVSNVRHIALLKKARQSLVDAYEAADQFVPIDMIQIDVRLAWEHLGEIVGDTAHDALIDQIFSQFCLGK comes from the coding sequence ATGCTGAGCGATACCATAGCTGCCATTGCAACGGCTGTCGGCGAGGGCGGCATTGCAGTTGTGCGGGTCAGCGGTCCAGAAGCGGTCACGGAAGTGGAGGCTTTGTTCCGTAGTAAAACGCCCTTAAGTAAGGCTCCAACGCACACGGTACACTATGGACATATTATAGATCCTCAAAGCCAAGAGAAGGTGGAGGAAGTTTTAGTTACAGTGATGCGGGCACCACGCTCTTTTACAACAGAAGATGTGGTAGAGATCAGCACTCATGGCGGGGTGGTAGCCGTTAAACGGGTGATGGATTTGTTACTACTGCAAAATATACGTCTGGCTGAGCCAGGTGAATTTACGAAACGCGCTTTTTTGAATGGTCGTATTGACCTGAGTCAAGCGGAGGGCGTTATTGACTTAATTCGTTCCAAATCGGATAAAGCCTTTTCGATGGCTCTGAAGCAGGTGGATGGGCAGCTGTCCCAGAATATTCGTCGTTTGCGTCATGTTTTGGTCGAGACACTTGCTCATATTGAAGTAAACATTGATTACCCTGAGCATGATGTAGAATCCTTTACGTCTGAGTTAATCAAGGATAAAAGCAGCCAGGTTATAGCGGAAATTGATCGGCTGCTGCATACAGCGGAGCAGGGGAAAATTTTGCGTGAAGGGCTGACTACAGCGATTGTCGGAAGGCCGAATGTAGGCAAATCGTCGCTGCTTAACACGTTGGCTCAGGGCGAACGGGCGATTGTGACCGATATTCCGGGTACCACCCGTGACGTTATCGAGGAGTATGTGACGATTAATAATATTCCGCTCAAGCTGTTGGATACGGCTGGAATTCGCGAAACGATGGACGTCGTGGAACGGATTGGGGTAGAGCGTTCGAGAACGGCAGTTAGTGAAGCGGATCTGTTGCTCATCGTTATGAATGCCAACGAACCACTGCACGAGGATGAAATGGCATTAATGGAACAAATCCGCGGTAGACAAGCGATTGTTATTATGAATAAAATGGACTTACCGGCCCAAATAGACCGGGATTTGTTGCTGCGCTATGTTCCTGAAGAGCTTATTGTGCCGATGTCTGTGAAGGAAAATGAGGGAGCAGATCGGCTGGAGCAGGCTATATCGAATTTATTCTTTAGCGGCAAGCTAGAATCAGCGGATATGACGTATGTCAGCAATGTACGGCATATTGCTTTGCTGAAGAAAGCGCGCCAATCGCTGGTAGATGCCTATGAGGCCGCTGATCAATTTGTTCCAATTGACATGATCCAGATTGATGTAAGGCTGGCATGGGAGCATTTGGGTGAGATTGTAGGCGATACTGCGCATGATGCGTTAATAGATCAAATATTTTCACAATTCTGTCTGGGCAAGTAG
- the mnmG gene encoding tRNA uridine-5-carboxymethylaminomethyl(34) synthesis enzyme MnmG, translated as MGYQGGDYDVIIVGAGHAGVESALAAARMGCRTLMITINLDMVAFMPCNPSIGGPAKGHVVREIDALGGEMGRNIDKTFIQMRMLNTGKGPAVHALRAQADKFSYQHAMKETMEKEPNLTLRQGMVEELIIEDGQCVGVITKTGTEYRSKAVVLTTGTYLRGKIIMGELMYESGPNNQQPSLRLSEHLRELGFDLVRFKTGTPPRVHKDTIDFSKTEIQPGDDQPKFFSYETKSSDNEQLPCWLTYTSVETHQIINDNLHRAPMFSGLIEGTGPRYCPSIEDKVVRFSDKPKHQIFLEPEGKNTSEYYVQGLSTSLPEDVQLAVLRTIPGMEKVEMMRNGYAIEYDAMVPTQLWPTLETKKVPGLFTAGQINGTSGYEEAAGQGIMAGINAARKVQGKEPVVLDRSQGYIGVLIDDLVTKGTNEPYRLLTSRAEYRLLLRHDNADLRLTPIGHDIGLITDERYERFLDKKQKVEQEVERLRLAKVRPVDVNEMLEQGGSAPIQDGSNLLTVLRRPEISYAQVAQISPSPVALTEEEQEQVEIQIKYAGYIEKQLMHVERLQKMEKKKLPEDIAYNEVQGLAIEAKQKLEKIRPMSIGQASRISGVTPADISILLVYLEHYNRVTAARGS; from the coding sequence ATGGGATATCAAGGAGGCGACTATGATGTGATCATCGTCGGTGCGGGCCATGCGGGCGTAGAATCGGCTTTGGCAGCGGCACGGATGGGCTGTCGTACATTGATGATCACAATTAACTTGGATATGGTCGCATTTATGCCCTGCAACCCGTCTATTGGTGGTCCCGCAAAGGGTCATGTAGTACGGGAAATTGATGCATTGGGTGGCGAAATGGGTCGGAATATCGACAAGACATTTATCCAAATGAGAATGTTAAATACTGGTAAGGGTCCTGCCGTGCATGCCTTGCGCGCACAAGCAGACAAGTTCTCTTATCAGCATGCGATGAAGGAAACGATGGAGAAAGAACCGAATCTGACCTTACGTCAAGGCATGGTTGAAGAGCTGATTATAGAAGACGGCCAATGCGTAGGTGTGATTACGAAGACGGGCACAGAGTATCGTAGTAAAGCAGTTGTCCTGACGACGGGCACCTATCTGCGCGGAAAAATCATTATGGGTGAGCTGATGTATGAGAGTGGTCCGAACAATCAGCAGCCTTCGCTGAGACTTTCTGAACATTTGAGAGAGCTTGGGTTTGATCTCGTTCGCTTTAAAACAGGGACGCCACCACGTGTGCATAAGGATACGATTGATTTTAGCAAAACAGAAATACAGCCAGGCGATGATCAGCCGAAGTTCTTCTCCTATGAAACGAAGTCCTCGGATAATGAGCAGTTGCCTTGCTGGCTGACGTATACTTCAGTGGAAACACATCAGATTATTAATGATAATTTGCATCGTGCACCGATGTTCTCTGGTCTGATCGAAGGAACGGGACCACGTTATTGCCCCTCTATTGAAGATAAAGTGGTGCGTTTCAGTGATAAGCCGAAGCACCAAATCTTTTTGGAGCCTGAGGGTAAAAACACATCTGAATACTATGTTCAAGGCTTGTCAACAAGCTTGCCAGAGGATGTGCAATTAGCAGTACTGCGTACCATTCCAGGGATGGAAAAGGTAGAAATGATGCGTAACGGTTACGCTATTGAATATGATGCGATGGTACCTACTCAGTTGTGGCCTACTTTGGAAACGAAAAAAGTACCTGGCTTGTTCACAGCAGGTCAGATTAACGGGACATCTGGTTATGAAGAAGCTGCGGGTCAAGGAATTATGGCTGGGATTAATGCAGCTCGCAAGGTGCAGGGCAAAGAACCCGTCGTACTGGATCGTTCTCAAGGCTACATTGGGGTTCTGATTGACGACCTGGTGACAAAGGGTACAAATGAGCCATATCGTTTGCTGACATCCCGTGCAGAATACCGTCTGTTGTTGCGGCATGATAACGCGGATCTTCGGTTGACTCCGATCGGGCATGATATTGGTCTGATTACAGACGAACGATACGAGCGCTTTTTGGATAAAAAACAAAAGGTAGAGCAAGAAGTTGAGCGTTTACGCTTAGCTAAAGTTCGCCCGGTTGATGTAAATGAGATGCTGGAGCAAGGCGGATCTGCACCGATACAGGACGGCAGTAATTTGTTAACAGTACTGCGTCGACCTGAGATCAGCTATGCACAAGTGGCACAAATTTCGCCTTCACCTGTAGCTCTTACTGAGGAAGAGCAAGAACAGGTAGAAATCCAAATTAAGTATGCGGGCTACATTGAAAAGCAATTAATGCATGTAGAACGCCTGCAAAAGATGGAGAAGAAGAAGCTTCCAGAGGATATCGCATACAATGAAGTTCAAGGCTTGGCCATTGAAGCCAAGCAGAAACTTGAGAAGATCCGTCCGATGTCCATTGGTCAGGCATCCCGTATCTCCGGTGTAACTCCTGCGGATATTTCCATTTTGCTGGTTTATCTGGAGCACTATAACCGTGTAACGGCAGCGAGGGGATCTTAA
- the rsmG gene encoding 16S rRNA (guanine(527)-N(7))-methyltransferase RsmG, producing the protein MDAIQQQFKQRLAEHSIVINDSQLEQFETYYRVLVEWNEKMNLTGITERDAVYTKHFYDSVSLAFYVPLNDVGSLADIGSGAGFPGIPLKICFPHIQLTIVDSLNKRIQFLAHVVEQLRLENVELIHSRAEELGRKSGYRDSYDLVTARAVARLAVLNEFCLPFVREGGHFAAMKGSDPTEEIKEASYSLKELKGKVKHVQAFQLPVEDAARHMIIIEKRAATPRKYPRKPGTPLKAPLV; encoded by the coding sequence ATGGACGCGATACAACAGCAGTTTAAGCAGCGGCTGGCAGAGCATAGCATTGTGATTAATGACAGTCAGTTAGAGCAGTTTGAAACGTATTACCGTGTGCTGGTCGAATGGAATGAAAAAATGAACCTGACGGGCATTACTGAGCGAGATGCAGTGTACACCAAGCATTTTTACGATTCTGTTTCACTTGCCTTTTATGTTCCGTTAAATGATGTGGGGAGCCTGGCTGACATTGGGTCAGGCGCTGGTTTTCCAGGTATCCCCTTGAAAATATGCTTTCCACATATTCAATTGACCATTGTAGACTCCTTGAACAAACGCATACAATTCTTAGCGCATGTTGTAGAGCAGTTGAGACTGGAAAATGTTGAGCTGATTCACAGCAGGGCAGAGGAATTGGGGCGCAAATCAGGATATCGTGATAGCTATGATCTGGTCACTGCCCGAGCCGTTGCCCGTCTCGCGGTATTGAATGAGTTTTGTCTACCTTTTGTCCGTGAGGGGGGCCACTTTGCAGCGATGAAAGGTAGCGATCCAACGGAAGAAATTAAGGAAGCATCATACAGCTTGAAAGAGCTGAAGGGGAAAGTCAAGCATGTTCAAGCCTTCCAGCTACCTGTTGAGGATGCAGCCAGACATATGATTATTATTGAAAAAAGAGCAGCTACACCAAGGAAATACCCGCGTAAGCCAGGTACTCCTTTGAAGGCACCGCTAGTGTAA